tcTGTAGGCATCCCGCTGAATTGACCAATAGTCTAAAGCATTTGGAACATGACCGGCTTCAACTCAAACTGTGTTGCTTGAATATCGGGTCTTATGATCCCCGAATTTAATTCTTCGAAATGGGGTGCCGCATATTGCCGAATAGCACGATCTTTATCATCCACAATAAATGCACCCGCTGGAATGTCTCCATTATTAACGTTGTCACCCATAGCTACTTGTGTTTGCTTGATCTTGCGTTGTGCTTTTCTTCTTCTATTGAATGTTCGCTCAATTTCAGGATCAAAGCCAAATACCACTGGGTGTCTTTTGCTCATGCACAAAGAGACCTGatgaacacaaaaaaaaattactcccgTTAGAACAGAAGTAACAAAAAAACCAAACTGTAAGAATATCAAATTCGcaattaataactaaaatagtccccggcagcggcgccaaaaacttgttgcgtaaaatactaatgtgcaagtgtacacaatcgcaaacaagtaatatagtaataaataccagatatcGTTCCTCAAGGACTATTTAAACGTATCAATCACAAATAAAATCTTACAGTCTAGCTATCGAACACACAATAAATTGGTGATGGTTTTTATACTAAAACTAAATTTAAccaactaaaattatactaaagagcttaaagagtttcaaatatgagaagataaGTCATGATAATTACTTCCCCCTAACACAAGGATATCGGCAAAAGAGTCGCGAAATATTGCAGCAAATCACAAATTACTAGCTAGAATTCAATGGTCATAGGCTTCTCTCGAAATCACTATGGTATAATTCCTACAATTAAACCAACATATGTCTATGCCAATCTAATATTCGGAATCCAATTAAGCATCAATTCACAAAGCTATGCATGGtcacaatatatgtctataccgtaactaaattataatcaaaagatataatcatgcaccattcaagtcttgtgtcaattaatcataaccCTCTCAGTATTATAATTAACTCAATAACCCACTACAGTTGATCAGacaatagcaagtattaacatgaaaaacactTGAATGAGTAAACCACAAAATTGCATACAATACTCtttaacaaaacaccaaaatcctcatgctagggttccataaaaatcccaactttatacaattagtTCATACTCAACATCTCAAAATCAACCAACGATGAAAAGAACATGTTCATAAGAATAAGAGTTAAGGAGAGAAATCTAAATAAAAAGATGAAGAAACAAATCCACTGAATGTCTTCAATGGCTGAAATCTCTTCCGTCTTGCTTCTTCTTTTCTCTCTATGCTTGTGCCTCCCTTCTCTATCTCGTACCGTGTCTCTTTCTAATTAGGTCTCAATACCAAACcctaatatctatattaaaagtatttttaatgaattaatgaaaatacaaggagatttccgaatcagaatagaattccaaaagaggaaattcgcagttgactttttgactctgattctgggctgattagactgggataaaaatgcaagtctacctctgaattaaagggcttgttctaagcttcgcgtgggctcttgaatcacctgatttggacttctagaactccagatatggcccaaacagtgaatgCTGCGCAACTAGCttcaaaatccgaattttattcgaattaaactccaattcttgctatttaaactacaatccatatttgattagaattccttgcatcctacaataaaacattaatatttattaaataaaaatacaattaaatacaaaataactaaaatatagggacaatattaagataaaatgcacgcttatcacccatacatatttatatataatttttttgatgtaaTATAAATTTACTATTATAAAATCCTTACCTCAATATTGGTTGTTGAATGATGAAGATAAGAAATgtactaaaaactaaaaaagaatataatagtTTGGTATCTTACGCTAGAGCCGTCGAGTAGCCTTTAAATATAtagatcggatatccgatccgacccgatccgatccgtggttaaataaatggatatggatccttattaaaaaaatccgatttgctaataatccgatccgataataatccggtccgataaagaatggatatggatatggtcaaatccgatctgttaacgatccgatccgattcatgcttaactatattatatattttatattatattgtattataatataatatattgttattaatatattacatacaaaataaaaatttctaaagatacaagacaaaaccctaaatcatattttcttataatcgaTCAGCCGCTCCTAAGTCTTGACATGGCTCTCACTCTTGTTATCcggttaatctaataatcactttttttttatgtagagtGAGTATAAACACCGGAGCTAACTCTTCCACTTAAAACCTCCTCGATCGCCTGGTTCCGTATTTAAGACATgtttatcgattttaatccaTATTAATAGAGGAGCAAATCATAATCTGCTTCCTCCAAAagtattaagcaacttatttacTTGATAAATTCTGTGTTGAAATTTTTATAGGAACATTCaacaaagtttttattaaatactgctttattagttttttttacctattacgctaaagtttatgaattaatatagttagaaaatatcactttttttttgtgtggaagttaaaacattgttcacggtgaaaaaatatatttcataatttttagtggatcggggctccgatccgattatccatgatccgagtggaccggatatggattgacttgtaaaatatccgactTCTGATCCGATCCAATCCGAATctgataaatttaaatggattaggatatggatttagctaGAGCCgatccaaatccaatccgtTTACAGGCCTGTCGAGGAAGAGTTGTGAACTGATGCGCACACACAGAAAGCTAAAAAGACAAATCGAAAGTGTAATTTTTTgttcttaatattttatcatttatatagacAGAGAAAAAAAAGACTTTagtaactttaatattgataattaaCATTTACTTTGACAAACTTGATATGACATTTAAATAGAAAAAGTATTTATGACACATACTTGTCTTTATATTTCTTTCACGTCtgttactattattttttatatttgattctatACATTTTGTAcgtgaaatatattaataaatggaataatattttcatcacAATTAttcgtgatatatattttaatttttttgaacaaatatttataaaaatatgataaatattatcatagaaacatgataaaataatttttatttcaaaaagattttaattaaatgataaattatttaattattctaatttttaaataataagtcattttttattattaattaaatatattaaagaaattaaaattggttgatataattttgttttcaataaatttttgaataaaacaaatattaatgtttgtgtatgcatatatacaaaagggtttttaatttttgggaGCCCTTTTTTGTTTGAGGGCCCTAAACAACTGCTTAGTTTGCTTTAAGGTAGAGCGGGTCCTGATTACAAGAAACCGTATCATGAGGGGGGAGATGCAACATGCAGATGATTTGTAACTTCTGTTTTGTACAGTATGTAATCCCGGCTAGTCTATTTTGTTTTAGTTCTAAATCatagatttttgttttcttGGAGAATCTGGTATGAATTTGATGTAGTTAGAAAAAAGCACATGGGAAGGGTGCcaatattattatcatttcaTATCATATTGATGCTAGTTTAGACTGTAAATAAAGTTATTATTACATGTGCACAAGGTTTTGGACCCTCAAGTGGCCGTGTTCTCGCTTGGCCTCTGTTTCCAGTATTAATTTGTCTAAATACTGTAAGTTTGAGTGTAGAAAGTTATTAGAGTAGGTCCAATATTTTCTAGTTCAAGTACTAAATATaatctaaaaaaatttgttcataGTAATTTCGAACATATTTAACTAATAATTTAGGTGTCTTCTCTCGGTGATACAATGTATTACAGGGATTTGGTTGAAtcaatttcttttataaaatgtccttaattataataatttttttaaatgctGGATCAAACAAACAATAACTATGCAGCGTAATTTGCATCGTCAATTTTCAAGACTCCAATAGTTTTGGTATATACACAGTAGAATTTAAATTCTAAACCCAGATTACAACGAGCTTAGGCATGAAAAAGACGGAGATTTGAGGCTGAATTCTCTCACGGTACATTACTCAGCCTCCGAGCTCTGTTTCTCTGCGGTCCATGATacaattaaattacaaaatgtGAGACATGCTCAAACGGTTCGTCAAGAAAAAAAGATTTGTTAAACCAGGATCACTACTAAACCACTCCAGGCACGTCTGTGGACCTCGGTTATCACTTCTGATCGCATATTGGTTTGGGGAAGATAGGTGGTAAGTTTAAGTGCAGTTCCTTGTAATTAGAACAGTTCACGTCAAAACAAGCTTATAAATTCTGACTCCAGACTCAATCAGAAACAATAGACATCGGGAATCCCTGAAAGCACACGAACTTCTGGCACAAACACTCTTGCCACAGAaaggtaatatttttactttataACAAAGAAAGGTTATTACTTATATTCACTATTTCACATAAAATGAAAAGTACCATTATGATTACTACCATATCTGGTAacttaaacaaaatatataaaatccaaattagataaaaataatttgtgcATCTAACTTATGAGCTTGACCAGAATGGCAAAAAGCAAACCAAACAATTGGaaactttaaaaagaaaataacaaaacaacGATAACTTTCATTGATGGTTTTTCAACATGCTATGAATTCAAACTAACATTCCACCATCTCTAAACTCCAAACAATTAAATTGCGTCATCACCGGTAGTGGGAACCACCCCGGTTGATGAACTCGCAAACTGATCAACTTCAACTCCTTCTGACTGCTGCAGGTCATCCATTCCTGGCGGAACAACATTGAGATCTATTCCTGCAGAAGAGCTTACTAGATCATTTGCTTCAACCTCTTTCCACACTTCTGGTGGAAAAACATACGGGAACATCACTGTGGTAGAACCACCCAAATCAGGATTCGCTTCATCTCCTCCTGCATGAATAAAAGTAGGAAACTCCTGCGGATAGACGTTCCGGACCTCCATTGCGGATTGATTCAAAGGAATAGCAACTCCAACATCGTTCACTGGTTGTGCATTATGCATTCTTGGAGAAAAAACATCAGGAATCATTGCAGATGAATTCATTGGAGCATTCAATACAACTCTTTCTGCCCCTTGCATATCAAATGATTCGGGATTGTAAGCAACTGGAAGGTGCATAGTTGTTGATAAACTTAGGGGAAGATTTGCTTCGAGTCCTTCCACATGCTGAGAATTCTGCATCATAGGCGGATAAACATCGGCCATCATTGTTACAGGAGGACTCATTGGATGATTCACTTCAATTCTTGATGGATCGACATTGGGAGCCACCATTGTGGATGAACTTGGAGAAAAAACTGacgttgatgatgatgatgtaacATCATACAAGCACGATATAGACTGAGCAGGAACAGTTCCTGTCCCAGTCGCCGCAATGATGGATGGCTCAGCCTGGCGGAGGAGCCACTCAATGGTCTCCCCGTTCGTGCGATGATAGAGTTCGCGAGTGAGTTGAAAAATGCGAGCAGCACACAATACTGGTATGCGAACACGATAATCACGCCCGTGAACTTTTGGCTGGCGCTCCTCAATCCTGTTATTAGTAGTCGAAACAGGGGAAATGTTTTGGGGCATTGAGGCCTTAAAAGAAGTAGTTGGCCTGAGGGAAAGACTGGTGTTCATTCTAGCTGAGGTGGACTGGCTACGAGCAGGAGAGCTAATTGCCATTGATATGGTCATTGTTGGAGATAAATATAGGGAGATTTGTTAACAACTTAGGATGTGTGTTCTTTGGATGTGTGTTCTTTGCGGAGGAAGATTAAATAGTATATATAGGATTGATCATGGGTATGAACACTCTTGAAATAAATTGAAACGTATAATACAAAGATATCATATGGTAATTATTTTACGGTTTATTGGTTACAATGTATTCCAAATTTATTACAATTGATGGCGGTTGTGGTTAACGTCCGTGTACTATATtatcttaaaatacaaaaataaaagtgatttgcAGCTGTCACTCTAAATGTGCATTGTAATAATAATAGTTCGTGATTTACAGCTGGCAGTCAGAAAATTTTTCACACATAAGTTTGGTCCTTAGTTGgaatataatctaatatatatatatatatatcaatagaATCCAAATTAAGTAGAAATAAGTTTATATAATTGTGTGATCAAGACTATGAAATTTAGATCAATTCTGTTTTTACATAGGATATGCCTTCTTTGCGAAGAAAGATTAGATAGTATATATAGAATTGAACATTGTTATGTAcacttttgaaataaaatgaaaCGTATAATACAAAGATACCATGTGCTAATTAATTTACTGTATATTAGTCATCATATATTtcaaatgtattaaaatttatggcAGTTGTGGGTAACATCCGTAAACTGTATTATCTTGGAATATAAAGATAAAAGTGATTTGCAGCTGTCATTTTCAAGGCGTATTCTAATTATAATAGTTTGTGACTTACAGCTGGCATTTGAAAAATTTTCATACATAAGTATGATCCTTAGTTGGcatataaactaatatatattatgtatgtgGGTTGTGTtccaccaagaattttagaatcCTTAGCcgatttttatttataactagGGTTCTCTAGTAGAACtccaaataaaaaaatgtgtGTTCTTTGCGGACGAAGATTAAATGGTATATATAGGATTGAACATTGTTGTGGTCACTCTTGAAATAAATTGTAACGTATAATAAAAGATACTATATGATAATTGTTTTACGGTAGATTGGTCACAATATATTCCAAAATTATTACAATTGATGGCAGTTGTGGTTAACGTCCGTATACTGTATTATCTtgaatacaaaaataaaagtgatttgcAGCTGTCACTCTAAATGTGTATTGTAATTATAATAGTTCGTGACTTATAGTTGGCAGTCGAAAATTTTTCACATATAAGTTTGATCCTTAATTGGTAtataatctaatatatatatatatatatatatagggataggatcaaataaaaacttttttaagttacaaacttacaaacttttttttattctcctatcgtgttaatccttagttatataaagtattcatgttgaaaatttttcaaaaaacatcacaatttttaaaaataacgcataaataaatcgcgttttcaacacatttataactggggttcaacatcgggtgttgaacactaattatcattgtgttgaatatatctaaaaatatgtttaaactatacctctagggtttgggtagggtctagaaacataaatattagttatataacatgtttaccttagttcttacatttaaaaattggtttatgtacttctccaccactattttagtcaatgttcaacaaaaaatgttgaaaaaatattgaactcaagttatatatgcgttgaacaaaaaaagtttgtaagtttgtaagtttgtaccagaaccctcccctatatatatatatatatatatatatatatatatatatatatatatatatcaatagaATCCAAATTAAGTAGAAATAAGTTTATATAATTGTGTGATCAAGACTATAAAATTTAGATCAATTCTGTTTTTACATAGGATATGCCTTCTTTGCGAAGGAAGATTAAATGGTATAAATAGGATTGAACATTGTTATGTACACTCTTGAAATAAAATGAAACGTATAATACAAAGATACCATGTGCTAATTAATTTACTGTATATTAgtcattatatatttcaaatgtattaaaatttatgacgGTTGTGGGTAACATCCGTATACTGTATTATCTtggaatataaaaataaaagtgatttgcAACTGTCATTAAAAGTGTATTCGAATTGTAATAGCTTGTGATTTACAACTGACATTTGAAAAATTTTCATACATAAGTATGATCGTTGGCATATAATctaatactagcctttaacccgtgcgaagcaccgGCGGGTATAcaactcataatttattatttataattttaatttaatattattttattagtattttagtattaatgaatttaattttaattaaattatattaactaactaattatattttctcgaaaaaattcagtttttataatttatcatctatttataaatattttgttgttattaatatgtggaTACTATATTTGTCGTGTAACGGATTAgagttaaaaaaagttatacgAAGGATCTCGttctaaaaaaaagatattcaaaattgtatatttataactttatttttaacatcattataatttttttctgaaatattatatgataatgtattatgatgagtgtttttagtatatgaaactgtttaacaatgtatGCACATGTTATAGAATTCTAGTTTCAGAGGGAGAGTACCaagtcaaaaaaacataactaAGACATGACCATACCAAAATTtggtacgactacaaattatacccatgttggcttattatagtatagtatagatatattatGTATGGGTCATGTTCCACCAAGAATCTTTAAATCCTTAgtcttattttcatttataattaggGTTCTCTAGCAGAACtccacacaaaaaaaaatgtcgtatatatatttgaatattgaaattatttttgaatacacacaacgatgcaaaaacaTACACACGTATTTGGATTTTTATACTGAatctctatttaaaatttagggttacgCAACAGAATCTTAATTGTTCTAAGGTGCCATCTTAAGGATGAGTTCACTATTGAGCACGACCCTGTGTGTGTAAATATATCAATAGAATCCAAGTCAAGTAGAAAtaactttatataattttgtgatcaAGAATGCGAAATGttagttaattttatttttacataaaattttgatataatgttTATGCTATAGCAGCTATTCATTTTCATTTACCTAGGTGTTTTACTttacttatatttaaatataaacacATAATTCTTATGTTATagaatttaactttttttttatccAAGTTATGATGCTGAATTCATATAGCAGATGAGCGATTTTTTAGGatacattaaaaatatattaaatctctaataaataatttatctttAAGATGCAATTGATCTGTCGCGTAGAATTTTATTTGACTTCTGAAATATTTGAACTAGGGTTGGTTGGATTTTTAAATTGACTTGATAGACTTTCTTCCAAGTCTATATATGTAACATCCcgactttttaaaatattaatattaaattcaaaattaaaatacaacacaatttattaatctaaatttGTGTTATACAATAACTATTACAAAGACGCAACTAACAATTTATAATCCACTTGTCAAACTTCTCTGAATCTAATATTATCAACTACAATGCACATGAAGTGGCTCTTATAGAAAATCTGAAATATTATAAGAATGAGCGGCATGAAAGACGAATATAAGATGGCTCTTTACGACCGAAAGCCTTGTAAATTACCTAAAAGTTTCCCCCGAATTTCAAGAAGATTGTGAGAGCTGGGAGAGTTTTCTCTAAGGCTCGAACAATAGCAAGACAACTCGTAATGAGAGTAAGTTCCATGAATGTTCTAAAACCATCTTTGGGCTCACATTGCATactcatattttaaattgataccCTTTGATTATATGTCAATCATGCCTTCGACTTGTTTGTGCTTGCATATGAATATTTGTGCATTCTCATTATTATTATGAAGTCGTTTGAGGACTAACTTTATGTCAAGATGTAGCACCCGTCCTCCTCCATTTCACAACCGACGAGGATAATCTGATCGTGATTGGGGACACTACTACTAGACCCGCAAGACTCGTGGCTGCTATAAGGAGGCCGCTGGCTATCGACGATCCTAAAATAGTAGACTGACTTTGTGGTCCCAATCTAGAATGCCCTTGCGATCACCGCTACTTTTTATCCATGTTCGGGACCTTTAGGGCCTCCTTTATGCACCTATTCACGTACTCTCAGAGTGATTTATTCTTCCCTTGATAGAGGTTCATCGACTAGGTTGAGCTTTTCTCTTGCATTTTACTTTTAATAAATTGCATTATTAAGGCTTTACTCAAGCCCATAAACTAGGACATGAACTTTGGAGGGAGCCGACTATATCAATGTTGAGCCATCTGACTCAGAGGTTGTGGGAACGCTCTACACTTGATGGCATTTGGTCGCAACATGCATTTAAAAATCTCACGACATGATTTGCGGATCACCCGTTCCATCTTAAGTCTTGATAATGGGTAACTTGAACTAatgaaaatcataacaaaaatatGATATGAAAAAGTTTAATTAAGCTTGAGACATGTGTCTCGCTCAAGTTTTTATGGTAGTTgttcatttgatttttaatatatttttaaatctgTTCTAATAAATTTTCAGGATTAGGCAGGGTCGAACCGAGGAATcaggacgacagaggataaactcttacgggggtgtattcgattgggattttaatgcattgtttttagtctatggattttaatggattgtatgggattttgattttgtgcggattcttgatgaaatgtcgcagagttgataggatttaggtacaatgcttcaaaatcccattgaatttggtaggatttcaaaaaacttaaaatacactgaagaatgccacaaaatccatcattttatgaaatgaaaaaaaatccatcaacatttgaataccatcagattttaatggattttaaacaatcccaattgaataccatcggattttaaagcataatttaaaatcccaattgaatacctcaagattttaatggatttcaaacaatcccaatcgaataccctcggatttcatgaatgcaaaaaaaatgctttaaaatcccaatccaatacacccctcttagtgcTTGTTTGGTTGACATCTAGATACGTGGGAAGTAGAAATTCCTAGAAAGTAGTATTTGATGAAACTGTTTGGTTGACATTAATCGGGGAAGTGTAAGTTCCTTGGAATTTTAAATGCCTACAAAACATAGGAAGTTATTGACCTAGACCTCCCTTGGTAACTTGCACTTCCTATCGGAAGTTAAAACCTATCtatcaaccaaacacaaattttaacttcccatttattataatttctatagtaatttcaaattacataGGATTTAACTTCCTATTGGTAACCAAACAAGCACTTAAGCATttgagctatccaaccgtgctcggAAGCATATAATATGGGAGtggaaataattattatatctatgaataatgaataataaattaaaagcagGTTAAACACAGGGGAGAAGTGATAGAATCATAGAAGGGACCTTAAAAGGCCTGGATAAAACACCAGTGTCAAACTTGTTTTTGAATTTGAAGTCAACAATTTATTCAAAAGGCCGAGACAGATGTAGGGTGCTCA
This genomic window from Daucus carota subsp. sativus chromosome 7, DH1 v3.0, whole genome shotgun sequence contains:
- the LOC135147615 gene encoding transcription factor TCP15-like — its product is MTISMAISSPARSQSTSARMNTSLSLRPTTSFKASMPQNISPVSTTNNRIEERQPKVHGRDYRVRIPVLCAARIFQLTRELYHRTNGETIEWLLRQAEPSIIAATGTGTVPAQSISCLYDVTSSSSTSVFSPSSSTMVAPNVDPSRIEVNHPMSPPVTMMADVYPPMMQNSQHVEGLEANLPLSLSTTMHLPVAYNPESFDMQGAERVVLNAPMNSSAMIPDVFSPRMHNAQPVNDVGVAIPLNQSAMEVRNVYPQEFPTFIHAGGDEANPDLGGSTTVMFPYVFPPEVWKEVEANDLVSSSAGIDLNVVPPGMDDLQQSEGVEVDQFASSSTGVVPTTGDDAI